The following is a genomic window from Xiphophorus couchianus chromosome 5, X_couchianus-1.0, whole genome shotgun sequence.
CCCGTGTGACGTCAGCGGATCAATCTACCTCTAACTGACACGAGGACCAGGTGTTCAGGGATCAACTGCTGGTGTTGGTGCTCGAGCCGGACATTTTTCTACGGAAGTCCTGCAGCTCCTCTCTTCACTGCACAGGAAATATCCGCCATCTTTAACAATGACCTACACGCGCTTGCTGACCTCCGGTCTGTCAAAAtgtggattaaaataaaaacaacagaaacagaaataaatcctcACCAAGAAAACTGTGCGGATACACAATATAACACGTGGGAGCCTCTTCCTGCTACGTCACGGAGGCCCCGCCTTCTGGAAGGTTGACCTCAGTGGGTCTGCTCTTTAACGGTCCGCCGCCTCGTTGTGTGACTGACTGTGCTGGGAGGAGTTTATGCTGAAATCAGGACGAACCAGCGGGAATAATCTGAGATTATTGAGATATTATAATTCAAAACTGGTCGCTGTTGATACTATTGATCACTCCCTATCTCTAACCTTTGACCTGATGGCCgtaatttcgttctgtatacactctgtgcatgcaaaatgacaataaagtcagtctatgTCTAAGTAACAATTAAGACACAGGAAGTGGCCAAAGGTCCAGGACTCCGGGACGCTCAGGCTCAGTTCTACAGCCCGGACCCTCTGctactggatcagaaccagaaccaggctgcTGTTCAGCTAGTTCTGGTTCCATTACCCTCACCAATCAACCCAGGCCTGTTTGGACCTTGCCATCTCAGCCATCAGAACAATTATCAGCGTCTAACTGGGTACTGTACCGACCCAGTTTTCATTCTGATCCAATCTCAGTTCCCAGAATGTTTCAGCTCAGAGCAAtgatggttctgatccggttaaAAATCCAGACCATTCTGGGTTTAAccactttgtttctgtctccCTCTGGTGGAGGACTTCCTGGTTTCTGTCCAATCAGAGACAGAGACACGCCCATGCTCTCTTTCCCTCCCAGTAgatttggttctgattggaccTGAAGGTTCCTGTTGAACCCAACGTTCAACAGGAACCAGGGCAGACCCGGAATGGTCAGAATTTCTGACCATCATTGGGTCAAAACCTTTCattaaacacaaattattttggATCCTCATCCTGCAAATCTgatggaaccagaaccagaaccacaatcagaactggaaccagaagtcagcagaacaatgattttattaaaaaccaaacaacttaTAACATCAAGTTCCTTCATTCTGCCCAACCAAGTCCAGGTAGACTCAGGTGTTCTCAGCTCAGTCCAGCTGCTTGTCCAGGTGAGTCCAGGTGAGTCCAGGTGTCAGTTGGTGTAGAGGCGGCTCTCCAGAGACTCCAGCACAGTGTGTGGGTCCTGGTCGGCGTCCAGGTGAAGAGCATCTGGATACATAGTCTGGACAGAGACACAGAttgttctgctggttctgatccgggtCAGCAAATGAaagctgttgccatggttacctgcAGGCCTTCGTAGTTGAGCCTGAACCGTCTCAGCCTCTGGGTTAGCGCCCCGCTGCCGTCGTACGGAGCCGTCCGGAGCCGGTCCTGGACCTCAGAGCTGGGGGCTGGTTGGGTCACGGCGTGATACCTGCAAGCCCAAACGCAACCGTGAGCTAGTACCTGTACGACCTGGCCCGGGTTCTGGCCCGGTTGGACTGGGCCACTGACCTCTCGCCGCTGACGGGGTCGGTTCCTCTGAGGGAGAGCCGCTGCATGCAGACGTCATCGCTGGCCTCCAGGAAGAATactctgaggaagaggaggagcaggtgACAGAAGCAGAActacaggttctggttctggttctggtttggtaCCTGTTGGGCTGGTACTGGGACTCGTGTAGGCTCTTGGCCTGCTGCATGTCGCAGGGGAAACCGTGCAGGATCCAtcctctgcagctgcagtccaccCGGCTCAGACGGGCCTCCAGAACTGGCATCAGCAGGGAATCTGGGACTGAACACAGGTGATCAGAACCCAGCCCGTCCAGAAACACAGAACTGAGAGACGGTTCTGAACTCACCTGGGCGGCCGACATCCATGTAGAGCTGAATCTGAGCTCCCAGAGCAGAACCGTCAGAGACCACCGACCGGAGCAGGCCGCCGCAGCTCACTGGAGACAGTCCggactgggtcagaaccgggtcagaactggGTCATGACCGGGTCAGGACCAAGTCAGAACCGAGTCAGAACCaagtcagaaccgggtcagaatcGAGTCAGAACCGGTTACAACTGGGTGAGAACCGGGTCATAACCgagtcagaaccgggtcagaactggGCCAGAACCATCCTGTGTTTACCATCCACCAGTTTGTACTTCTCAGACAGCAGCCGGGCCAGGTGGCTCTTTCCGGACCCCGACGGGCCCACCAGAACTATTCTTGGAGTTCTGAAGTGACGTCGGGTCCGGACGAAGGTCAGAGCTGAGGGACCAGCAGAGACAGACATCGGGTTCAGTTTGTGTCGGATCAGAACCCAACTGCTGCTTCCAGAACTCTAAGGGGAACTTCGACTGATCACAAGATTGCCAGAAGGAAACAGACAGGAAGTAGGAGGGAGGCAACAGGAAGTGGGAGAGAGgcaacaggaagtgggagggaggcaacaggaagtgggagagaggcaacaggaagtgggagggaggtaacaggaagtgggagggaggtaacaggaagtgggagagaggcaacaggaagtgggagggaggtaacaggaagtgggagggaggtaacaggaagtgggagggaggtaacaggaagtgggagggAGGTAACGGGAAGTGGGAGAGAGGCAACGGGAAGTGGGAGGGAGGTAACGGGAAGTGGGAGAGAGgtaacaggaagtgggagggAGGTAACGGGAAGTGGGAGAGAGgtaacaggaagtgggagggAGGTAACGGGAAGTGGGAGGGAGgtaacaggaagtgggagggAGGTAACGGGAAGTGGGAGAGAGGCAACGGGAAGTGGGAGGGAGGTAACGGGAAGTGGGAGAGAGGTAACGGGAAGTGGGAGGGAGGTAACGGGAAGTGGGAGAGAGGTAACGGGAAGTGGGAGGGAGGTAACGGGAAGTGGGAGGGAGGTAACGGGAAGTGGGAGAGAGGCAACGGGAAGTGGGAGGGAGGCAACGGGAAGTGGGAGGGAGGTAACGGGAAGTGGGAGGGAGGTAACGGGAAGTGGGAGAGAGGTAACGGGAAGTGGGAGGGAGGTAACAGGAAGTGGGAGAGAGgcaacaggaagtgggagggaggtaacaggaagtgggagggaggtaacaggaagtgggagggaggtaacaggaagtgggagggAGGTAACGGGAAGTGGGAGAGAGGCAACGGGAAGTGGGAGGGAGGTAACGGGAAGTGGGAGAGAGgtaacaggaagtgggagggAGGTAACGGGAAGTGGGAGAGAGgtaacaggaagtgggagggAGGTAACGGGAAGTGGGAGGGAGgtaacaggaagtgggagggAGGTAACGGGAAGTGGGAGAGAGGCAACGGGAAGGTGGGATGGAGGTAACGGGAAGTGGGAGAGAGGTAACGGGAAGTGGGAGGGAGGTAACGGGAAGTGGGAGAGAGGTAACGGGAAGTGGGAGGGAGGTAACGGGAAGTGGGAGGGAGGTAACGGGAAGTGGGAGAGAGGCAACGGGAAGTGGGAGGGAGGCAACGGGAAGTGGGAGGGAGGTAACGGGAAGTGGGAGGGAGGTAACGGGAAGTGGGAGAGAGGTAACGGGAAGTGGGAGGGAGGTAACGGGAAGTGGGAGAGAGGCAACGGGAAGTGGGAGGGAGgtaacaggaagtgggagggAGACAACGGGAAGTGGGAGGGAGgtaacaggaagtgggagggAGGTAACGGGAAGTGGGAGGAAGGTAACGGGAAGTGGGAGGGAGGTAACGGGAAGTGGGAGGGAGGCAACGGGAAGTGGGAGGGAGGCAACGGGAAGTGGGAGGGAGGCAACGGGAAGTGGGAGGGAGGTAACGGGAAGTGGGAGGGAGgcaacaggaagtgggaggGAGGCAACAGGAAGTATGCAGATTGTTGCGTTAATGCCTGTTCTGTTGTGGTCATGTGatcaggctccgccccctccaTGGGCTCCACCTTGCTGGTAGACGTCAGCAGGAGGCTGGTCGGCGTTGAAGACCTTCAGGACGTGCTGATAGGCCGATTTCAGAGCTGTGACTTCACAGCGGAAGCGCTGCACCTCGGCCAATAGCTGCTCCTCAGACAGGCCCCGCCCCCTCTCCAGGCGCCGTCTGATGGTGTCGTTCTCTGGCTGGACGAAGAGCTGATGGTAGACGTCTGgggacaggaagtgatgctgAGCGGGTTCTGATGTCCTGTGAGGAGGTCGGGCCGAGCGGGACTCACCTCCAGTGACCGGGTCAGTGAGCTTGCCGTGGTTCCTCTGCAGCAGAACTTCCTCCGGAGCGTCCAGCATCACTGTCAACACAGCAGAACCTTTTGGATCAGCTGCGGGTCTGACGGGCCCGGCTGGGAGGCTTCATCGGTTCTTACCGACGTGTTCTGGGATGATTCCGGCCCGCTGGAGCTGCAGAACCTGGACACGGGTCTGAGGAATCCCAACCAGCACCCAGCCCTGCAATGGCCAACAGAACCTCCTGATGCTAGATGTTCTAACAGAACCTCAGTGGTTCTGTTAGAACCATCTGGAAACGCTGAGGAAAATGCTGTCTAAGGTTCTGTTACTGagtctggatcagaaccagggagCTCCTAGCttcattcagtgtttttccatcaagtccaaccagaaccaggaaccaTCATTTCCTGGTTCTgtcccaacagaaccagaacctttggAGCTCCCAGAGACCAACCAGTCCAGATCAGTGTGGCCCGATGCTTCAGCTCCGGTCCGGTCCTGAGCGCTGTCTGTCAGGTTCAGGAAGAACCACCGACAACTGGAGTTCACCTGCACTGTGACGAcctacagaaccagaaccagaaccggcccACTGTGCTCACTTTCAGCCTCTGAGCTGCACGTCTCTGAAAAGCTGCAGGTCTCAGTCCAAACTTTAGCGTCACCTGAGACAGACAGGTGAGCAGGCAGACAGGTGAGCAGGCAGACAGGTGAGCAGGCAGATATGTGTAGCTTTGCCAGCAGCAGCGATGTCGTCCTGATTGAAGCTGCTTCTCATCGTCTGTTCAGAGCAGATAAATCATCACTCATAGCCTGGAGCCAAAAACAGCTATTAGCAAATCAAACAaccccccctacacacacacacacacacacacacacacacacacacacacacacacacacacacacacaccctgatcCTGGATGCTAATCGTTGCAGCTGCAGCCTGAAAGACGCAGCAGTTTGTTGAGttcagaagaaaagacaaaaactgaagatgATTTAGTGCTGATCACTGAGGCTGCTGcctgtcagtcagtcagtcaggcaGTCAGTCAGGCAGTCAGTCAGGCTGCAGCCGGCCTTCGGTCACATGACAATAGACAACATGAGGGATGAAGGGAACCAATCAAATCTCCAGCAGGCCTAACAATTACTCTCCTGTAGTTTGGAAATTAACCTgaaacaataatagctcactttttaagttaacctggaaaaaatttaagaaaaagctgagattttattaaatgtaataaaaataaaaggcatcACTTGCTCAGAAAACTCCAGTTTTTAGTTCCTGTATTCGTCTTCAGTCGGTTTAATTGATGAACTCTGTTAACCTGGTtctatttctcttttgttataaaaacacaaaatgcattttttggttattttttattgtgccTTACCTGACTGAAGCACCTCATTGTTAAAACTAGTTAAAACTCATTGTTTTAACCATGTTACTtccttttaatttcttcttctgtggtattgTCTTTAAATTGTTCGTGCCCCTTAGCCCCGccccttttgtcatgttgtcctgctggagtgtgctgtttgtttttcatctaaataca
Proteins encoded in this region:
- the ak8 gene encoding adenylate kinase 8, with protein sequence MDETLKPLRIPPQISVYADKHNVSHLVESMVTSLVMEQPDDPISYLITFLQRLSLDNPRVLLLGPPAVGKHMLAKTLSNELRAVHLTSENLLKGLSEEEDSSEVLVQQLQQRLKETDCFHKGWVLVGIPQTRVQVLQLQRAGIIPEHVVMLDAPEEVLLQRNHGKLTDPVTGDVYHQLFVQPENDTIRRRLERGRGLSEEQLLAEVQRFRCEVTALKSAYQHVLKVFNADQPPADVYQQALTFVRTRRHFRTPRIVLVGPSGSGKSHLARLLSEKYKLVDVSCGGLLRSVVSDGSALGAQIQLYMDVGRPVPDSLLMPVLEARLSRVDCSCRGWILHGFPCDMQQAKSLHESQYQPNRVFFLEASDDVCMQRLSLRGTDPVSGERYHAVTQPAPSSEVQDRLRTAPYDGSGALTQRLRRFRLNYEGLQTMYPDALHLDADQDPHTVLESLESRLYTN